The following proteins are encoded in a genomic region of Synechococcus sp. ROS8604:
- the argC gene encoding N-acetyl-gamma-glutamyl-phosphate reductase, which translates to MAINRVAVIGASGYGGLQSLRLLQGHPDFVVGFLGGERSAGKRWSELCPFLPLPDDPLVETPEPARIAERADVALLSLPNGLASGLVPELLERGVRVVDLSADYRYRSLDQWSEVYAQEARSCKRTDSELCSEAVYGLPEWNAPAIASARLVAAPGCFPTTSLLPLLPFLKQGLIEQDGVIIDAKTGTSGGGRAAKEHLLLAEGSESICPYGVVGHRHTSEIEQMASEIAGCAIQLQFTPHLVPMVRGLLSTVYARLRDPGLTAEDCTTVLDSFYRHHACVTVLPVGTYPATKWAKHTNRAFLSVQVDNRTGRLVLMSAVDNLMKGQAAQAIQCLNLMAGLPEATGLPLTPFYP; encoded by the coding sequence ATGGCGATCAATCGAGTTGCGGTCATCGGAGCATCCGGTTATGGGGGCTTGCAAAGCCTGAGGCTGTTGCAGGGCCATCCTGATTTTGTCGTCGGCTTTCTCGGCGGAGAACGCAGTGCTGGCAAGCGTTGGAGCGAGCTTTGCCCGTTTTTGCCCTTGCCGGATGATCCCCTGGTGGAGACGCCTGAGCCCGCAAGAATTGCCGAACGTGCTGATGTGGCCTTGCTCAGCCTTCCCAATGGACTGGCAAGTGGCCTGGTTCCTGAGCTTCTGGAACGAGGCGTTCGGGTCGTGGATCTCTCCGCCGATTACCGCTACCGCTCGCTCGACCAGTGGTCGGAGGTCTACGCCCAGGAAGCTCGCTCTTGTAAGCGGACGGATAGCGAACTCTGTTCTGAGGCGGTGTATGGGTTGCCTGAGTGGAATGCCCCTGCCATTGCTTCAGCTCGATTGGTCGCAGCACCGGGCTGCTTTCCCACCACGAGCCTGCTTCCACTCCTGCCCTTCCTCAAACAAGGATTGATCGAACAGGACGGGGTGATCATTGATGCGAAAACGGGCACATCGGGTGGAGGACGCGCGGCAAAGGAACATCTGCTCCTGGCAGAAGGCTCTGAATCGATCTGTCCTTACGGCGTCGTCGGCCATCGCCACACCTCAGAAATTGAGCAGATGGCTAGTGAGATTGCCGGATGTGCGATCCAGCTGCAGTTCACACCTCATCTCGTGCCGATGGTGCGAGGACTGCTCTCAACCGTCTATGCCCGGTTACGCGATCCCGGACTGACGGCCGAAGACTGCACCACAGTTCTGGACAGTTTTTATCGCCATCACGCCTGCGTCACAGTGTTACCGGTGGGAACGTACCCAGCAACAAAGTGGGCAAAACACACCAACCGTGCCTTTTTATCCGTGCAGGTAGACAACCGAACGGGACGACTTGTCCTGATGAGCGCTGTTGACAACTTGATGAAAGGACAAGCTGCGCAAGCGATTCAATGTCTCAACCTCATGGCAGGACTGCCTGAAGCGACAGGATTACCACTCACTCCCTTTTATCCCTGA
- a CDS encoding M61 family metallopeptidase, with protein MGGVRISIDLCEPARQQLRVKLEWTPRGRHQTWLMPIWTPGSYTVRDHAQHLHSLQFQQSGRAVCTKRVAPSRWTAELQTLHPVCLTYTLEARQLTVRTNHLDPDFASLCLPAVVMLIDGERWNPHHLQLSLPSGWFGHVPLAKVDDGYDANDFDQLVDAPVHAGPFHSRPFAVCGHPHELLTIGEPPMGWPSTFEADIEAVCEAACTLMGTPPPAGDRYQFVIQLLDQGYGGLEHDHSSVLQFSWEALTKKDGYRQLLQLIGHEYFHQWNVRRLRPGAYVPYRYDKAEISDGLWFGEGITSYFDLTLSLLAAKSDRQTFLDDLGKDISHVLLNPGCKIQSLADSSREAWLRLYKQTPANSLSQISYYRLGTVLSFCLDVQLRQSGSALAFVLRDLWQRFGRHGKGYEPTDLLEAVEAHNKSLAKVLPTWLEKTMAVPIHDCLNALGLQAVAIHSKHADVGMQLSKQKGRLLINKVNPDGPAEQAGLVPGDELIGAHDWRLRGLEHWQALLQGPEQIPVLYARRGRLGSTILKKKDPIVERWEISWDSGASSSQKELRDRWFSIV; from the coding sequence ATGGGTGGTGTCAGGATTTCAATCGATCTCTGCGAGCCTGCCCGTCAGCAACTCAGGGTGAAACTCGAGTGGACACCTCGGGGACGACATCAAACCTGGCTGATGCCGATATGGACTCCAGGGTCTTACACCGTTCGCGACCACGCACAGCATCTCCACAGTCTTCAGTTTCAACAATCAGGCCGTGCGGTTTGCACCAAGCGAGTGGCCCCTTCTCGCTGGACGGCAGAGCTCCAGACCCTTCACCCCGTTTGCTTGACCTACACGCTGGAAGCGCGTCAGCTCACGGTTCGCACCAATCACCTCGATCCAGATTTTGCATCCCTGTGCCTTCCTGCAGTGGTGATGCTGATTGATGGAGAACGCTGGAATCCTCATCATCTCCAGCTGTCGTTGCCCAGCGGTTGGTTCGGCCATGTCCCCCTGGCAAAGGTTGACGATGGCTACGACGCAAACGATTTCGACCAGCTCGTCGATGCACCCGTGCACGCCGGCCCCTTTCATTCACGCCCATTCGCAGTCTGTGGGCATCCGCATGAATTGCTCACGATTGGAGAGCCACCGATGGGTTGGCCTTCGACTTTTGAAGCGGATATTGAGGCCGTCTGTGAAGCCGCTTGCACGTTGATGGGAACCCCACCACCGGCTGGGGATCGCTACCAATTCGTCATTCAGCTACTCGATCAAGGCTACGGAGGACTAGAGCATGATCATTCCTCAGTGCTTCAATTTTCATGGGAAGCGTTAACCAAAAAGGATGGCTACCGGCAGCTCCTGCAATTGATTGGCCATGAATACTTTCACCAATGGAATGTTCGCAGACTTCGCCCAGGCGCCTATGTTCCCTATCGATACGACAAAGCTGAAATCAGCGATGGGCTTTGGTTTGGTGAAGGGATTACCAGTTATTTTGATCTCACCCTATCACTTTTAGCAGCTAAATCTGATCGACAGACGTTCCTCGATGATTTAGGAAAAGATATTTCTCATGTGCTCCTGAATCCGGGATGCAAGATTCAATCTTTGGCTGATAGTTCAAGAGAAGCATGGCTGAGGCTTTATAAGCAAACACCTGCAAATTCTCTCTCCCAAATTAGTTATTATCGCCTCGGAACTGTTCTCTCATTTTGCCTTGATGTTCAGCTAAGGCAGTCGGGATCGGCTCTCGCCTTCGTTCTTCGAGATCTGTGGCAGCGCTTCGGACGTCATGGCAAGGGCTATGAGCCAACCGACCTACTGGAGGCTGTAGAAGCACATAACAAATCACTAGCCAAAGTTTTACCAACCTGGCTTGAAAAGACGATGGCCGTTCCAATTCACGACTGCCTGAACGCCCTGGGACTTCAGGCCGTTGCGATTCACTCGAAACATGCCGACGTCGGCATGCAACTTTCCAAACAAAAAGGTCGACTGTTGATCAACAAAGTGAATCCTGATGGTCCTGCCGAACAAGCAGGGCTGGTGCCAGGCGACGAACTGATCGGAGCGCATGATTGGCGTTTAAGGGGGCTTGAGCATTGGCAAGCATTGCTTCAAGGTCCAGAACAGATCCCCGTTCTGTACGCACGTCGCGGACGTCTTGGCTCCACAATTCTGAAGAAAAAGGATCCAATCGTGGAGCGCTGGGAGATCAGCTGGGACTCTGGTGCTTCGTCATCACAAAAAGAATTGCGTGATCGATGGTTTTCAATCGTGTGA
- a CDS encoding N-acetylmuramoyl-L-alanine amidase yields the protein MVFNRVTGIWKRLQSHLQHRGATLILCSGTLVLGMGALAWLSNDQSGALKASSPSLLDLLDEVGSEAKREGTKSEQTRQPQPPRAISWSSPLAKQCSGFDSKVTNRLQAQQHTLKQRRVSVATDPTNFGERFRVNPWGVALNPDPRVVVLHETVYSLQSAVNTFITPHPRDADQVSYHTVIGLDGKIVDLVDPLKRAYGAGYSAFLGEWAVTNAKIRGSVNNFALHLSLETPQDGRNSRSSHSGYSSAQYDSLALVLKDWIDRFGFTPAAITTHRHVDLGGERGDPRSFDWQELQTRLAALKALCP from the coding sequence ATGGTTTTCAATCGTGTGACTGGAATCTGGAAGCGTCTGCAGTCTCACCTCCAGCATCGTGGTGCGACTCTGATTCTTTGTAGCGGCACCCTGGTTCTTGGGATGGGTGCTCTGGCTTGGTTGAGCAATGATCAAAGTGGTGCCTTGAAAGCCAGCAGTCCGTCCCTTCTCGATCTTCTTGACGAAGTCGGCAGCGAGGCGAAACGAGAGGGTACAAAATCTGAGCAAACAAGACAACCTCAACCCCCCAGGGCGATCTCCTGGTCTTCACCCTTAGCGAAACAATGTTCAGGTTTTGACTCCAAGGTCACAAACCGTCTGCAAGCACAACAGCACACACTCAAACAACGGCGGGTGTCCGTAGCAACAGATCCCACGAATTTCGGAGAACGCTTCAGGGTGAATCCCTGGGGAGTCGCTCTCAATCCAGATCCCCGCGTCGTTGTCCTCCATGAAACGGTGTACTCGCTGCAATCGGCTGTGAATACCTTTATTACCCCCCATCCCAGAGATGCAGATCAAGTGAGTTATCACACAGTGATTGGTCTTGATGGAAAAATTGTTGATCTCGTTGATCCACTCAAACGCGCCTATGGAGCGGGATATTCAGCATTTCTGGGCGAATGGGCCGTCACCAATGCAAAAATCAGAGGCTCAGTGAATAACTTTGCGCTTCACCTAAGCCTAGAAACGCCTCAAGATGGCAGAAATAGCCGGTCTAGCCATAGCGGATACTCCTCAGCTCAATATGACTCCCTAGCCCTTGTCCTGAAAGACTGGATCGATCGTTTTGGCTTTACTCCAGCAGCCATTACGACCCATCGCCATGTTGATCTTGGTGGTGAACGCGGTGATCCAAGGAGTTTTGATTGGCAGGAACTGCAAACTCGCCTAGCCGCATTAAAAGCTCTTTGCCCCTAG
- a CDS encoding DUF1257 domain-containing protein yields MSHLTILPTVIKDLELLEETLLAEHYLVQRPGLIKAFGQDIYPAELVATDSSGLQMGWRWEADGSLALMLDLGQTKDSVGHKTHLNTILRAYALRSALRSAEGVGFVPSIETTDPIGAERAMG; encoded by the coding sequence ATGTCCCATCTGACCATCCTGCCAACCGTCATCAAAGACCTCGAGCTTCTTGAGGAAACTCTGTTAGCGGAGCACTACCTCGTTCAGCGTCCCGGCTTGATCAAAGCGTTTGGACAAGACATCTATCCGGCTGAATTGGTCGCCACAGACAGCAGCGGCCTGCAAATGGGCTGGAGGTGGGAAGCCGATGGATCGTTGGCTTTGATGTTGGATCTTGGTCAAACCAAAGATTCCGTAGGACATAAAACCCATCTCAACACCATCTTGCGGGCCTACGCCCTTAGATCGGCCCTGCGCTCCGCAGAGGGAGTCGGCTTCGTTCCTTCCATCGAAACGACAGACCCAATCGGAGCAGAGAGAGCCATGGGCTGA
- a CDS encoding helicase DnaB: MSIAHLRSTASLPLVDAEIQAPFMQEDPSVFSPEELLLLQGRFGVHGPQTRLAQLFTRGMDQFQPLRTQTVNRLQALKPVIKRESRHHRVNPMLVTAILFDEIQHSKPGEDLPFVVHSGFVSTHGPAQLGISELIHQGRLPLQPSKAEIAEARNLLMNSEANVELLAAKIARLKKKLGLSPDQVLIASRSYVDAKAIATLAYLHNGKLDYPRRVLRYMQDPELHGLIFSEQRPATQPLI; the protein is encoded by the coding sequence TTGTCCATTGCTCACCTTCGCAGCACGGCGAGCCTGCCATTGGTTGATGCTGAGATCCAGGCGCCGTTCATGCAGGAAGATCCCAGTGTCTTCAGCCCAGAAGAGTTGTTGCTGTTGCAGGGTCGTTTTGGTGTGCATGGCCCCCAGACCCGACTTGCTCAGTTGTTCACGCGGGGCATGGACCAATTCCAGCCTCTGCGCACTCAAACGGTGAACCGGCTTCAAGCACTGAAGCCAGTCATTAAGAGGGAATCCCGCCACCATCGCGTGAATCCGATGCTGGTCACGGCGATCTTGTTTGATGAAATTCAGCATTCCAAGCCAGGAGAGGATTTGCCTTTCGTTGTGCATTCCGGTTTTGTGTCAACGCACGGCCCTGCTCAACTAGGAATCAGTGAGTTGATCCATCAAGGTCGGCTTCCCTTGCAACCATCCAAAGCCGAAATTGCTGAAGCTAGAAATTTATTAATGAATTCCGAAGCCAATGTGGAATTGCTTGCAGCAAAAATAGCTCGTCTGAAAAAAAAACTAGGCCTTTCTCCTGATCAAGTTTTAATCGCGAGTCGTTCGTATGTTGATGCCAAGGCGATTGCCACTTTGGCCTACCTCCATAACGGCAAACTTGATTATCCCAGGCGTGTGTTGCGCTACATGCAAGATCCTGAGTTGCACGGCCTGATCTTTTCGGAGCAGCGGCCGGCGACTCAGCCTTTGATTTAG
- the dapF gene encoding diaminopimelate epimerase: MLQFSKYQGLGNDFVLLEGRAGQLPLNITEPDPHWVRQLCDRRFGIGGDGLILALPPQHGEELRMRIFNADGSEAEMCGNGIRCLARFLADSDGDQPGRTWRTETMAGVIVPELCEDGQIRVDMGQPFLDPGAIPTTLTTGPSGLPQGEIDLQGSSLQLAAVGMGNPHVVVPVQDLQTIPFDAWGSALEVHPFFPAKTNVHFLEVIDQHTLEIRVWERGAGPTLACGTGACATLVAATLLGLSNSKATVKLPGGPLEISWPDPQGSVFMTGPAVAVFDGVLNPELLPQPGQGQGSQQRSSQQQPIPGKAVGQPTPSSRDASPASAPVSNSLDCANDCKDSCQQPDHCLREEAQARVQQFLSSTSLDAMINLAGDSLEERTLSRLNRDDRP; this comes from the coding sequence ATGCTGCAGTTCAGCAAGTATCAAGGTTTAGGCAATGACTTCGTGCTGTTGGAAGGCCGTGCTGGGCAACTTCCTCTCAACATCACGGAGCCAGATCCCCATTGGGTGCGCCAGCTGTGTGATCGCCGATTTGGAATCGGAGGCGATGGCTTGATTTTGGCCCTGCCCCCACAGCATGGCGAAGAACTGCGGATGCGCATTTTCAATGCAGATGGAAGCGAGGCCGAGATGTGCGGCAACGGCATTCGCTGTCTAGCCCGTTTTCTTGCTGATAGCGATGGGGATCAGCCAGGACGGACGTGGAGAACCGAAACGATGGCAGGCGTCATCGTCCCCGAACTCTGTGAGGACGGACAGATCCGGGTCGATATGGGGCAGCCATTTCTAGATCCCGGCGCCATTCCAACAACCCTCACAACAGGACCGTCTGGACTTCCGCAAGGAGAGATCGATCTCCAGGGCAGCAGCCTTCAACTCGCCGCTGTGGGAATGGGCAATCCCCACGTGGTCGTGCCCGTGCAAGATCTGCAAACCATCCCCTTCGACGCATGGGGATCGGCGCTGGAGGTCCATCCTTTTTTTCCAGCCAAAACGAATGTTCACTTCCTGGAAGTGATCGATCAGCACACCCTTGAGATCCGTGTGTGGGAGCGCGGAGCAGGTCCCACCCTGGCTTGTGGCACCGGAGCCTGCGCCACGCTCGTTGCCGCCACGCTGCTCGGCCTGTCGAATTCAAAGGCCACGGTGAAACTTCCAGGGGGGCCACTTGAGATCAGCTGGCCTGATCCCCAAGGCTCCGTGTTTATGACTGGCCCCGCCGTCGCCGTGTTTGATGGTGTTCTGAATCCTGAATTGCTCCCACAGCCAGGCCAAGGACAGGGTTCCCAACAACGGTCATCTCAACAACAGCCAATCCCAGGGAAAGCCGTTGGACAACCAACACCATCGTCCAGGGATGCCTCCCCAGCATCAGCGCCCGTGTCGAACAGCTTGGACTGCGCAAATGATTGCAAAGACTCCTGCCAGCAACCGGACCACTGCCTCCGGGAGGAGGCGCAGGCGCGCGTTCAACAATTTTTGTCGTCCACTTCGCTCGACGCGATGATCAACCTCGCTGGAGATTCCCTCGAAGAGCGAACCCTGTCCCGATTGAATCGCGATGACAGGCCCTGA
- the leuS gene encoding leucine--tRNA ligase gives MTASSSPSANAASTATDRYQPLALEERWQALWKEKRLYETQDPKPGQRAFYALSMFPYPSGTLHMGHVRNYVITDVIARVQRMRGDAVLHPMGWDAFGLPAENAAIERQIEPGVWTDSNIAQMRGQLGRLGLSIDWKRELATCHNDYYRWTQWLFLELHAGGLAYQRDATVNWDPVDQTVLANEQVDADGRSWRSGALVEKRDLRQWFLRITDYADALLDDLDQLQGWPERVRTMQANWIGRSIGAEIDFQVEGHSGTSITVFTTRPDTLFGVSYLVLAPEHALVDQLTTSDERISVTAFRVLMAELSQEERTSDDQPKRGVPTGAVAINPANGESIPIWIADYVLADYGTGAVMGVPAHDVRDFSFARQHELPVQRVIEVSGTNEHVNDGEAWTGPGTLIHSAGFSGLTNDEAKTAITNHGSENGWARAKRQYRLRDWLISRQRYWGCPIPIIHCDDCGAVPVPRDQLPVELPTGIDLNGAGGSPLARVDDWVNVSCPKCGKPARRETDTMDTFMCSSWYYLRFADPHNQDLPFDASAVNRWLPVQQYVGGIEHAILHLLYARFFTKALNDRDLLKTKEPFERLLTQGMVQGTTYRNPRTGRYVSPAAVKDESNPLDPDDGGPLEVLFEKMSKSKHNGVDPAAVIDRYGADTARMFILFKAPPEKDLEWDDADVEGQFRFLQRLWRLVDAEVNHDAASSATGESDSDMRRAVHQAIKAVGEDLSGDFQFNTAISELMKLSNALSSGLVQASTGVRQEAMSALVRLLAPFAPHLAEEFWQRLGGEDSVHLQPWPEHDPEALIMDSIEVVIQVKGKVRGSMSVAVDCSKDELERLALASDVAQRWLEGKPPRRVIVVPGKLVNLVPSA, from the coding sequence GTGACGGCTTCCTCGTCCCCATCCGCCAACGCAGCCTCTACGGCTACTGATCGGTATCAACCCCTTGCGCTCGAAGAGCGATGGCAAGCCCTTTGGAAGGAGAAGCGTCTCTATGAAACGCAGGACCCGAAGCCTGGCCAGAGAGCTTTTTATGCGTTGTCGATGTTTCCCTATCCCTCGGGAACGCTTCACATGGGACATGTCCGTAATTACGTGATTACGGATGTGATTGCCCGGGTGCAACGCATGCGAGGGGATGCGGTGCTTCATCCGATGGGGTGGGATGCTTTTGGCTTACCAGCTGAAAATGCAGCGATCGAACGCCAGATCGAACCCGGCGTTTGGACGGACAGCAACATCGCCCAGATGCGAGGCCAGTTAGGACGCCTGGGCTTGTCGATTGACTGGAAACGTGAGCTGGCAACCTGCCACAACGATTACTACCGCTGGACGCAGTGGCTGTTCCTGGAACTGCATGCGGGCGGACTTGCCTATCAAAGGGATGCCACTGTCAACTGGGATCCGGTGGATCAAACGGTGCTCGCGAATGAGCAAGTGGATGCGGATGGTCGCTCCTGGCGCTCAGGTGCGCTAGTGGAAAAGCGTGACTTGCGCCAATGGTTTTTACGCATCACTGATTACGCCGACGCCCTGCTTGATGATCTCGATCAACTGCAGGGTTGGCCTGAGCGCGTCCGCACCATGCAGGCCAATTGGATTGGCCGTTCGATTGGGGCCGAGATCGATTTTCAAGTGGAGGGCCATTCAGGGACTTCCATCACCGTTTTCACAACGCGACCAGACACGTTGTTTGGAGTGAGCTATCTCGTTTTGGCTCCTGAGCATGCTCTCGTTGATCAACTCACCACAAGCGATGAACGCATCTCGGTGACGGCATTTCGGGTTCTCATGGCCGAATTAAGTCAGGAGGAGCGGACCTCTGATGATCAACCAAAACGCGGTGTTCCCACCGGTGCGGTTGCCATTAATCCAGCCAATGGTGAATCAATTCCTATTTGGATTGCCGATTACGTGCTGGCTGATTACGGAACGGGCGCTGTGATGGGTGTCCCGGCCCATGACGTTCGCGATTTTTCATTCGCTCGCCAACATGAATTGCCCGTTCAACGGGTGATTGAAGTCTCAGGAACCAATGAGCATGTCAATGACGGTGAAGCTTGGACAGGTCCAGGCACCCTGATTCATAGCGCTGGGTTTAGTGGTTTAACGAATGATGAGGCTAAAACTGCGATCACCAATCATGGATCTGAGAACGGTTGGGCGCGAGCGAAACGTCAATACAGGCTTCGCGATTGGTTGATTTCCCGCCAAAGGTATTGGGGATGCCCCATTCCAATTATTCATTGTGATGATTGTGGTGCTGTTCCGGTCCCTCGTGATCAGCTTCCTGTGGAATTACCAACTGGAATTGATCTCAATGGCGCGGGAGGATCTCCCCTCGCTCGCGTAGACGATTGGGTCAATGTGAGCTGTCCTAAATGTGGAAAACCAGCTCGGCGTGAAACCGACACTATGGACACATTCATGTGTTCGTCCTGGTATTACTTGCGCTTTGCAGATCCGCATAATCAAGACCTCCCATTTGATGCAAGCGCGGTTAATCGCTGGTTGCCCGTTCAACAGTATGTGGGGGGAATTGAGCATGCCATTCTTCATTTGTTGTATGCGCGCTTTTTTACGAAGGCACTCAATGATCGCGATTTATTAAAAACAAAGGAACCCTTCGAACGCCTGCTAACCCAAGGCATGGTGCAGGGCACCACCTACCGCAATCCAAGAACAGGGCGCTATGTCTCCCCGGCGGCTGTGAAGGATGAATCCAATCCCCTTGATCCGGATGACGGTGGACCGTTAGAGGTTTTGTTTGAAAAAATGTCCAAATCGAAACACAACGGGGTGGACCCTGCTGCTGTGATCGATCGCTATGGCGCCGATACGGCTCGGATGTTCATTCTCTTCAAAGCGCCCCCTGAAAAGGATTTGGAATGGGATGACGCTGATGTTGAGGGTCAATTTCGCTTCTTACAGCGTCTTTGGCGCCTTGTGGATGCGGAGGTCAACCACGACGCAGCCTCCTCGGCAACAGGTGAATCAGACAGTGACATGCGTCGGGCTGTGCACCAGGCCATCAAGGCTGTTGGCGAGGATCTCAGCGGGGACTTTCAGTTCAATACAGCGATTTCGGAGCTGATGAAGTTGAGCAATGCCCTCTCTTCTGGCTTGGTTCAAGCCTCTACTGGAGTGCGGCAAGAAGCAATGTCAGCGCTCGTTCGTTTGTTGGCGCCATTTGCACCTCATCTGGCCGAGGAGTTTTGGCAACGACTCGGCGGTGAAGACAGCGTTCACCTTCAGCCTTGGCCCGAGCATGACCCGGAGGCCTTGATCATGGATTCCATTGAAGTGGTGATCCAGGTCAAAGGAAAGGTACGGGGCTCGATGTCCGTAGCTGTTGATTGCAGCAAGGATGAACTCGAGCGCCTGGCTCTTGCCAGCGATGTGGCCCAACGCTGGCTGGAAGGCAAGCCGCCAAGGCGCGTCATTGTGGTGCCAGGAAAGCTGGTTAATTTGGTGCCAAGCGCTTAA
- a CDS encoding glucose-6-phosphate isomerase → MSFPDFSAIDSQTQWQRFCDLLWYHDDLGLWLDVSRMHLNSSALETLTPRLEQAFKAMEELEGGAIANVDEQRQVGHYWLRQPQLAPEQQVGESISAEIDAIDQFGKAIIAGSIQAPNGQPFTDVLWIGIGGSALGPLLMVRALQDHGVGLPFHFFDNVDPNGMSRVLAALGERLRTTLVITVSKSGGTPEPHLGMEQARHRLEAHGGIWPGQAVVVTMAGSKLDQQAEKENWLQRFDMFDWIGGRTSITSAVGLLPGALIGCDIRGFLAGAAQMDEATRCPDVRRNPAALMAAAWYAAGEGKGKRDMVVLPYRDRLEVFSRYLQQLVMESLGKRLDRDGKEVHQGIAVYGNKGSTDQHAYVQQLRDGIDNFFVTFIEVLRDVDDIPSIEGERPGDFLDGFLQGTRSALTEGGRQSLSISMRRFDARRLGALIALFERAVGFYGELVNVNAYHQPGVEAGKKAAAAILNLQKQVEEVLSDGVSRSAVDIQKAIGSGSEEAIFWILRHLTGNDRGYVAQGSWDSPASLRFSKG, encoded by the coding sequence ATGAGCTTCCCGGATTTCAGCGCCATCGATAGCCAGACCCAGTGGCAACGCTTTTGCGATTTGCTTTGGTATCACGACGATCTCGGCCTCTGGCTCGATGTCAGTCGAATGCATCTCAACAGTTCTGCTCTCGAGACGCTCACCCCCCGTCTGGAACAAGCCTTCAAGGCGATGGAGGAGTTGGAGGGAGGTGCGATTGCCAACGTCGATGAACAACGTCAGGTGGGCCACTATTGGTTACGTCAGCCGCAGCTAGCGCCGGAACAGCAGGTTGGCGAGAGCATCTCCGCTGAAATCGATGCCATCGATCAATTCGGCAAGGCGATCATTGCGGGATCCATTCAGGCCCCCAACGGCCAGCCTTTTACGGATGTTCTTTGGATCGGGATTGGCGGCAGTGCCCTCGGTCCTTTGCTTATGGTTCGTGCTCTTCAAGACCATGGCGTAGGCCTGCCGTTCCACTTTTTTGACAACGTGGATCCCAATGGCATGAGCCGAGTTCTTGCAGCGCTCGGTGAACGTCTCCGTACAACGCTGGTGATCACCGTCAGCAAGTCGGGGGGAACACCCGAACCCCACCTAGGTATGGAGCAGGCCAGACACCGTCTGGAAGCTCATGGTGGCATTTGGCCAGGGCAAGCGGTTGTGGTCACCATGGCGGGCAGCAAGCTCGATCAGCAGGCGGAAAAAGAGAACTGGCTCCAGCGTTTTGACATGTTCGACTGGATTGGTGGTCGCACAAGCATCACGAGTGCTGTCGGGTTACTTCCAGGCGCTTTGATCGGGTGCGACATCCGTGGTTTCTTGGCGGGTGCCGCCCAGATGGATGAAGCCACTCGCTGTCCAGACGTCCGCCGCAATCCAGCAGCTTTGATGGCAGCGGCCTGGTATGCCGCGGGCGAAGGCAAAGGCAAACGGGACATGGTCGTGCTCCCCTACCGAGATCGCTTAGAGGTTTTCAGCCGTTACCTGCAACAGCTGGTCATGGAATCGCTTGGCAAACGTCTTGATCGCGATGGCAAGGAAGTGCATCAGGGCATTGCCGTGTATGGAAATAAGGGATCCACCGACCAGCACGCTTACGTGCAGCAACTACGGGATGGCATCGATAATTTTTTCGTGACCTTCATCGAAGTCCTGCGTGATGTGGATGACATCCCTTCGATCGAGGGGGAGCGTCCTGGAGATTTCCTCGATGGGTTCTTGCAAGGAACGCGTTCAGCACTCACGGAAGGAGGGCGGCAAAGCTTGAGCATCAGCATGCGGCGCTTTGACGCGCGCCGACTCGGAGCGTTGATCGCCTTGTTTGAGCGGGCCGTTGGTTTTTACGGAGAATTGGTAAATGTGAATGCTTATCACCAGCCAGGAGTCGAAGCGGGCAAAAAAGCCGCAGCCGCCATTCTCAATTTGCAAAAGCAAGTGGAAGAAGTTCTCTCTGATGGAGTGTCGAGATCTGCCGTCGATATCCAAAAGGCGATTGGATCCGGCAGCGAAGAAGCCATTTTCTGGATCCTGCGTCATCTCACAGGAAACGATCGTGGATATGTGGCACAGGGAAGCTGGGACAGTCCTGCTTCCCTGCGCTTCAGCAAAGGCTGA
- the purN gene encoding phosphoribosylglycinamide formyltransferase: MPAPLNLSHCVADSLDSGLALNSPSIQEWPTFQPALRLGVMASGNGSNFEAIQASIAANALHADIRLLVVNNQGCGAEQRAQRLNIPCQLLDHRQFETRERLDHALVKAFLEADVDLIVMAGWMRIVTPVLIEAFPNRLLNIHPSLLPSFKGLDAVGQALEASVRISGCTAHLVQADVDTGPVIAQAAVPVLPDDSPESLAMRIQAQEHRILPWAIALAGVKWRQRSGIKGSEW, translated from the coding sequence ATGCCCGCGCCTTTGAACCTTAGCCACTGTGTGGCTGATTCACTCGATTCAGGTCTTGCGTTGAACTCCCCTTCGATTCAGGAATGGCCAACGTTTCAGCCAGCTCTCCGACTCGGAGTGATGGCATCAGGTAACGGCAGCAATTTTGAGGCGATTCAAGCGTCGATCGCAGCCAACGCTCTGCATGCCGACATTCGCCTTTTAGTGGTCAACAATCAAGGCTGTGGCGCTGAACAGAGAGCCCAACGGCTCAACATTCCATGCCAGTTATTGGATCACCGACAGTTTGAGACAAGAGAGCGGCTTGATCACGCCCTTGTGAAGGCATTTCTTGAGGCAGACGTGGACTTGATTGTGATGGCTGGATGGATGAGGATTGTGACGCCAGTGCTGATTGAAGCCTTCCCCAACAGATTGCTCAATATCCACCCATCCCTTCTCCCCAGCTTTAAAGGCCTCGATGCGGTTGGGCAGGCGCTTGAAGCGTCGGTGCGGATTAGTGGTTGCACGGCCCATCTGGTTCAGGCTGATGTCGATACGGGCCCCGTGATCGCTCAGGCGGCTGTTCCAGTTCTTCCAGATGACAGTCCGGAGTCCTTGGCCATGCGAATTCAAGCCCAGGAGCATCGCATTTTGCCCTGGGCGATCGCTCTTGCAGGAGTGAAGTGGCGCCAGAGGTCAGGGATAAAAGGGAGTGAGTGGTAA